The Sphingomonas sanxanigenens DSM 19645 = NX02 genome includes a region encoding these proteins:
- the trmB gene encoding tRNA (guanine(46)-N(7))-methyltransferase TrmB, with amino-acid sequence MNDPTTIRRLYGRAKGHKLREGQARLVEEFLPALSVPEEGALNASLLFGDDRPLHFEIGFGAGEHLAYRADLLPDHGFIGCEPFLNGVVGALLHIRDKHLPNVRLHMGDALEVLERLPDASLRFVYLLHPDPWPKARHAKRRMMNHGPLDLIAAKLQPGGEFRLGTDDPTYCRWSMMVMNQRRDFEWLAEKPGDFLVRPGGWPQTRYEAKARREGREVWYFRYRCTAH; translated from the coding sequence ATGAACGATCCAACGACGATCCGCCGGCTTTATGGCCGCGCCAAGGGCCACAAGCTGCGCGAGGGACAGGCGCGGCTGGTGGAGGAATTTCTGCCGGCGCTGAGCGTGCCCGAGGAAGGCGCGCTGAACGCGTCGTTGCTCTTTGGCGACGATCGCCCGCTCCATTTCGAGATCGGCTTCGGCGCAGGCGAGCATCTCGCCTATCGCGCCGACCTGCTGCCCGATCACGGCTTCATCGGCTGCGAGCCCTTCCTCAATGGCGTGGTCGGTGCGCTGCTGCACATCCGCGACAAGCATCTGCCCAACGTGCGGCTGCACATGGGCGACGCGCTGGAGGTGCTGGAACGGCTGCCCGATGCGTCGCTGCGCTTCGTCTATCTGCTGCACCCCGATCCCTGGCCCAAGGCGCGCCACGCCAAGCGCCGGATGATGAACCACGGCCCGCTCGACCTGATCGCCGCCAAGCTGCAGCCCGGCGGCGAATTCCGGCTGGGCACCGACGACCCCACCTATTGCCGCTGGTCGATGATGGTCATGAACCAGCGCCGCGATTTCGAATGGCTGGCGGAGAAACCCGGCGACTTCCTCGTCCGCCCCGGCGGCTGGCCGCAGACGCGCTACGAGGCGAAGGCGCGGCGCGAGGGCCGCGAGGTCTGGTACTTCCGCTACCGGTGCACGGCGCACTGA
- the mnmA gene encoding tRNA 2-thiouridine(34) synthase MnmA has protein sequence MTPEFQLARPLDARRIVVAMSGGVDSSVVAALAARSGAETIGITLQLYDHGAAIKRAGSCCAGQDIRDARAVADTLGIAHYVFDHESAFRESVIDDFADEYMAGRTPIPCVRCNMGVKFTDLFRLARDLGADCLATGHYVRRVEGAAGPELHRALDPARDQSYFLFATTTEQLGYLRFPLGGMPKPEVRRIAAELGLGVAAKPDSQDICFVPDGDYASIVRKVRPDAETAGEIVDLEGRVLGAHRGFIHFTVGQRRGLEIGGLAEPLYVVRLEPDTRRVVVGPRRALAVTAARISGFNWIGGPHEGPVTAKVRSLAKPVPARIDGDRVIFDQPEYGVSPGQAAVLYGGERVLGGGWIDETEAAIPESLVA, from the coding sequence ATGACCCCCGAATTTCAGCTTGCCCGGCCGCTCGACGCGCGGCGCATCGTCGTTGCCATGTCCGGCGGCGTCGACAGCTCGGTGGTGGCGGCGCTCGCCGCGCGATCCGGCGCCGAGACGATCGGCATTACCTTGCAGCTTTACGATCATGGCGCCGCGATCAAACGCGCCGGCAGCTGCTGCGCCGGGCAGGACATCCGCGATGCCCGCGCCGTCGCCGACACGCTCGGCATCGCCCATTATGTGTTCGACCATGAAAGCGCGTTCCGCGAGTCGGTGATCGACGATTTCGCCGACGAATATATGGCCGGACGCACGCCGATTCCCTGCGTTCGCTGCAACATGGGCGTGAAGTTCACGGATCTGTTCCGTTTGGCGCGGGACCTTGGCGCCGATTGCCTCGCGACCGGCCATTATGTCCGCCGCGTCGAGGGCGCCGCCGGCCCGGAATTGCACCGCGCGCTCGATCCGGCCCGCGACCAGAGCTATTTCCTGTTCGCGACCACCACCGAGCAGCTCGGCTATCTGCGCTTCCCGCTCGGCGGCATGCCCAAGCCCGAGGTCAGGCGCATTGCCGCCGAGCTTGGCCTGGGCGTCGCCGCCAAGCCGGACAGCCAGGATATCTGCTTCGTGCCCGACGGCGATTATGCATCGATCGTCCGCAAGGTCCGTCCCGATGCCGAAACCGCGGGCGAGATCGTCGATCTGGAGGGCCGCGTGCTCGGTGCGCATCGCGGCTTCATCCACTTCACCGTCGGCCAGCGCCGCGGGCTGGAGATCGGCGGTCTCGCCGAGCCGCTCTACGTCGTGCGGCTCGAACCGGATACGCGCCGCGTGGTGGTGGGGCCGCGCCGTGCACTGGCCGTCACCGCGGCGCGCATCTCGGGGTTCAACTGGATCGGCGGACCGCACGAAGGGCCCGTCACCGCCAAGGTGCGCTCGCTCGCCAAGCCGGTGCCGGCGCGGATAGACGGCGATCGCGTGATCTTCGACCAGCCCGAATATGGCGTTTCGCCCGGGCAGGCCGCGGTGCTTTACGGCGGTGAGCGCGTGCTGGGCGGCGGCTGGATCGACGAGACGGAAGCCGCAATACCCGAGTCGCTGGTCGCTTGA
- a CDS encoding DUF1153 domain-containing protein, with product MNDNPIVRPVQIVGPLGEPLTLETLPPPGTKRWVVRRKAEVVAAVAGGLLTVDEACDRYGLTIEEFAGWQRAVDRSGMPGLRVTRIQHYKSLYERQQKY from the coding sequence ATGAACGATAACCCCATTGTGCGCCCGGTGCAGATCGTGGGACCGCTGGGCGAGCCGCTGACGCTGGAGACCCTGCCGCCGCCCGGCACCAAGCGCTGGGTGGTCCGCCGCAAGGCGGAAGTGGTCGCGGCGGTGGCCGGCGGGCTGCTGACGGTCGACGAAGCCTGCGACCGCTATGGGTTGACGATCGAGGAGTTCGCCGGCTGGCAGCGCGCGGTCGATCGATCGGGTATGCCGGGCCTTCGCGTCACGCGCATCCAGCACTATAAATCGCTGTACGAGCGCCAGCAGAAGTACTGA
- a CDS encoding GlsB/YeaQ/YmgE family stress response membrane protein, producing the protein MNLILWLVIGGVIGWLASLIMRTDAQQGIFLNIIVGIVGAFIGGLIFSGGTINAYNFSLTSLLVSLVGAVVLLGIVNLFRRGSLR; encoded by the coding sequence ATGAATCTCATTCTTTGGCTCGTGATTGGCGGTGTGATCGGTTGGCTCGCGAGCCTCATCATGCGCACCGATGCACAGCAGGGCATTTTCCTCAACATCATCGTCGGCATCGTTGGCGCCTTTATTGGTGGCCTGATCTTCAGCGGTGGCACGATCAACGCCTATAATTTCTCGCTGACCTCGCTCCTCGTCTCGCTGGTGGGCGCGGTCGTCTTGCTCGGCATCGTCAATCTTTTCCGTCGCGGTTCGCTGCGTTAA
- the pgeF gene encoding peptidoglycan editing factor PgeF, translating into MSAIDPLRASALGDIPHGFLGRQGGVSTGAVAGLNVGIGSRDDPAAVAENRRRAVAAVLPGAALASVYQIHSADVVTVAGGIADDRRPRADALVTATPGVLLGILTADCVPVLLADAVAGVVGAAHVGWRGAIGGVTDATIAAMVALGASRNRIAAATGPCIGRTSYEVGDEFVARFAEADPETDRFFGAGRPGHAWFDIEAYVAARLAAAGIGRVEMMGLDTCRDEARFYSFRRATLRGEPDYGRQISLIGLSR; encoded by the coding sequence ATGTCCGCGATCGATCCCCTCCGCGCCAGCGCGCTTGGCGACATTCCCCATGGCTTTCTCGGCCGGCAGGGCGGGGTTTCCACCGGCGCCGTCGCCGGCCTGAACGTCGGCATCGGCAGCAGGGACGATCCGGCCGCAGTCGCCGAGAACCGCCGGCGTGCGGTGGCGGCGGTGCTGCCCGGCGCGGCGCTCGCCAGCGTCTACCAGATCCATTCCGCCGATGTCGTCACCGTCGCGGGCGGTATCGCCGACGACCGGCGGCCGCGCGCCGATGCACTCGTTACCGCGACGCCGGGTGTGCTGCTGGGCATCCTCACCGCCGATTGCGTGCCGGTGCTGCTGGCGGATGCCGTCGCCGGCGTGGTCGGTGCGGCGCATGTCGGCTGGCGCGGCGCGATCGGCGGCGTGACCGATGCGACGATCGCGGCGATGGTCGCGCTCGGTGCCAGTCGAAACCGGATCGCCGCTGCTACCGGCCCCTGCATCGGCCGCACCTCTTACGAGGTCGGCGACGAGTTCGTCGCACGCTTCGCCGAAGCCGATCCCGAGACGGATCGCTTCTTCGGCGCCGGCCGGCCCGGCCATGCCTGGTTCGACATCGAGGCCTATGTCGCGGCGCGACTCGCCGCGGCGGGTATCGGCCGCGTCGAAATGATGGGGCTCGATACCTGCCGCGACGAGGCGCGCTTCTACAGCTTTCGCCGCGCGACGTTGCGCGGCGAGCCCGATTATGGCCGGCAGATCAGTCTGATCGGCCTTTCCCGCTGA
- a CDS encoding cystathionine gamma-synthase family protein, producing the protein MTDKPNEADLTGVTPRKNPKPPIDDIGGRALKPATLMMGYGYDPMLSEGSLKPPIFLTSTFVFPNAAAGKRHFEGVTGKRPGGAEGLVYSRFNGPNQEILEDRLGVWEDAEDALTFSSGMSAIATLFLSMVRPGDTIVHSGPLYAATETLIARVLGRFGIHWLDFPAGATQDEIEAVLGKAASGRVALIYLESPANPTNALVDVEAVVAARKTVFGDAAEQPPIAIDNTFLGPLWHKPLAHGADLVVYSLTKYAGGHSDLVAGGVLGRKSLIDVIRAMRNTIGTITDPNTAWMLLRSLETLELRMTRAGENAAKVCAFLRDHPKVERVGYLGFLQDEPGQERQADIYRRHCSGAGSTFSLFLKGGEKESFAFLDALRIAKLAVSLGGTETLASHPAAMTHLSVPDARKRALGITDNLVRISIGVEDADDLIADFAQALDRV; encoded by the coding sequence ATGACCGACAAGCCGAACGAAGCCGACCTGACCGGCGTGACGCCGCGCAAGAACCCCAAGCCGCCGATCGACGATATCGGCGGGCGGGCGCTCAAGCCGGCGACCCTCATGATGGGATATGGCTATGATCCGATGCTGTCCGAAGGATCGCTGAAGCCGCCGATCTTCCTGACCTCGACCTTCGTCTTCCCCAATGCCGCCGCGGGCAAGCGCCATTTCGAAGGGGTCACCGGCAAGCGCCCGGGCGGTGCCGAGGGTCTGGTCTATTCGCGGTTCAACGGCCCCAACCAGGAAATCCTCGAGGATCGGCTGGGCGTGTGGGAGGATGCCGAGGACGCGCTGACCTTCTCCTCGGGCATGTCGGCAATCGCCACGCTGTTCCTGTCGATGGTGCGGCCGGGCGACACGATCGTCCATTCGGGGCCGCTCTATGCCGCCACGGAAACGCTGATCGCGCGCGTGCTCGGCCGTTTCGGCATCCACTGGCTCGATTTCCCCGCCGGCGCGACGCAGGACGAGATCGAGGCGGTGCTCGGCAAGGCGGCATCGGGGCGGGTCGCGTTGATCTATCTCGAAAGCCCGGCCAATCCCACCAACGCGCTGGTCGACGTCGAGGCGGTGGTCGCGGCGCGCAAGACGGTGTTCGGCGATGCCGCGGAGCAGCCTCCGATCGCGATCGACAACACCTTCCTCGGGCCGCTCTGGCACAAGCCGCTGGCGCATGGCGCCGATCTGGTGGTCTATTCGCTCACCAAATATGCCGGTGGCCACAGCGATCTCGTCGCCGGCGGCGTGCTCGGCCGGAAGAGCCTGATCGATGTGATCCGCGCGATGCGCAACACGATCGGCACGATTACCGATCCCAACACTGCCTGGATGCTGCTGCGCAGCCTGGAGACGCTGGAACTGCGGATGACGCGTGCGGGCGAGAATGCCGCCAAGGTCTGCGCGTTCCTGCGCGACCATCCCAAGGTGGAGCGCGTCGGCTATCTCGGCTTCCTGCAGGATGAGCCCGGGCAGGAACGGCAGGCGGACATCTACCGCCGCCACTGCAGCGGCGCCGGCTCGACCTTTTCGCTGTTCCTGAAGGGCGGCGAAAAGGAGAGCTTCGCGTTCCTCGACGCGCTGCGCATCGCCAAGCTGGCGGTGAGCCTCGGCGGCACCGAGACCCTGGCGAGCCACCCCGCGGCGATGACGCACCTGTCCGTGCCCGACGCCCGCAAGCGCGCGCTGGGCATCACCGACAATCTGGTACGGATCTCGATCGGCGTCGAGGATGCGGACGATCTGATCGCCGACTTCGCGCAGGCCTTGGACAGGGTTTGA
- a CDS encoding TonB-dependent receptor domain-containing protein: MKPLALVLAATVALSGATTAHASPGRRPVDLPAGRLADAAIALGQQAGISIGIADPSIANRRVRAVKGRMAPAEALQRMLEGTTAAAVPIDGTSWRIIRRLQPLAPPAPASMRAPAEEVALPTPPIADLVVTASKRNVSVPAFPGTATVVAGSVFEANGAAGGSDALAAQVPTVTSTHIGPGRNKLFIRGIADSSFTGPTQATSGQYFGDTRLNYNAPDPDLRLYDVSSVEVLEGPQGTLYGAGSLGGIIRIVGNAPQLELFQGSASAGVSTTAHGAESIDGSAMLNIPLVYDQLGARFVGYAASDGGYIDDLQRGVDNVNRTRTYGARGALRAQIGDDWTIDLSGIWQRIDGADSQYATRGGPSLSRRSGIAQPFRNDFLLGDVTIAREWDLLRFTLTGGIVSHRIDETYDATLQTPSAMAGWPARFPLDSLPLPVGTAEDGIARAFDQSNRTRLLTAEARLSRAMDGGYGWLIGGSVIRNRARITRQFGDLGAEMPRTGVRNLATELTAFGEVSVEPVTGVTLTGGARFNHVRLSGEGLDLQEASIEKLLAARVASTERNVSSFLPSVSVSVRPMTDIILYARYQEGFRPGGLAIRDDYIERYRNDEVATMETGMRYGAPGLTSIHASLSFAYTRWKNIQADLIDNQGLPATVNIGDGRIYSVDARVGWRVATGLQIDGAVFFNDSRVTEPTLGLFASTSGPLPNVARVGARGAAEYRTALGDSLDLKLSGSVRYVGKSRLGVGPRLDIAQGNYVDTQLFGRLGWERFGLSLTVSNLFDTVGNRFSLGSPFTYTREEQITPLRPRTVRLGVDMRF, translated from the coding sequence GTGAAACCCCTCGCGCTCGTCCTTGCCGCCACGGTTGCGCTGTCCGGCGCGACCACGGCGCATGCGTCCCCCGGCCGTCGGCCGGTGGATCTCCCCGCGGGCCGGCTGGCCGACGCGGCGATTGCGCTTGGCCAGCAGGCCGGCATCAGCATCGGCATCGCCGACCCTTCGATCGCCAACCGCCGCGTCCGCGCGGTGAAGGGGCGGATGGCGCCCGCCGAGGCGCTTCAGCGGATGCTGGAAGGCACGACCGCGGCGGCGGTGCCGATCGACGGCACGAGCTGGCGGATCATCCGCCGCCTGCAGCCGCTGGCACCGCCCGCCCCGGCGTCGATGCGCGCGCCGGCCGAGGAAGTGGCGCTGCCGACGCCGCCGATCGCCGACCTCGTCGTCACCGCCAGCAAGCGCAACGTCTCCGTTCCCGCCTTTCCCGGCACCGCGACGGTGGTTGCCGGCAGTGTGTTCGAGGCAAACGGCGCCGCCGGCGGCAGCGATGCGCTCGCCGCGCAGGTGCCGACCGTCACCTCGACGCATATCGGCCCGGGGCGCAACAAGCTGTTCATCCGCGGCATCGCCGATTCGAGCTTCACCGGGCCGACGCAGGCGACCTCGGGGCAATATTTCGGTGATACCCGGCTCAACTATAATGCGCCGGACCCCGACCTCAGGCTGTATGACGTCAGCAGCGTCGAGGTGCTCGAGGGGCCGCAGGGCACGCTCTATGGCGCAGGATCGCTGGGCGGCATCATCCGCATCGTCGGCAATGCGCCGCAGCTTGAACTGTTCCAGGGCTCGGCCTCGGCGGGCGTGTCGACGACGGCGCATGGTGCGGAAAGCATCGACGGTTCGGCGATGCTCAACATCCCTTTGGTCTATGACCAGCTCGGCGCCCGCTTCGTCGGCTATGCCGCCAGCGACGGCGGCTATATCGACGACCTTCAGCGCGGCGTGGACAATGTCAATCGCACGCGCACCTATGGCGCGCGCGGCGCGCTGCGGGCACAGATCGGGGACGACTGGACGATCGACCTCAGCGGCATCTGGCAGCGCATCGATGGCGCGGACAGCCAATATGCCACGCGCGGCGGCCCATCGCTCAGCCGCCGTAGCGGCATCGCCCAGCCGTTCCGCAACGATTTCCTGCTCGGCGACGTCACCATCGCGCGCGAATGGGATCTGCTGCGCTTCACTTTGACCGGCGGTATCGTCAGCCATCGCATCGACGAGACCTATGATGCGACCTTGCAGACGCCGAGCGCCATGGCCGGCTGGCCGGCGCGCTTCCCGCTCGACAGCCTGCCGCTGCCGGTGGGCACCGCCGAGGACGGCATCGCGCGCGCGTTCGACCAGAGCAACCGCACCCGGCTGCTGACCGCCGAAGCGCGGCTCAGCCGCGCTATGGATGGCGGCTATGGCTGGCTGATCGGTGGCAGCGTGATCCGCAACCGCGCGCGCATCACCCGGCAGTTCGGCGATCTCGGCGCGGAAATGCCGCGCACCGGCGTGCGCAACCTCGCCACCGAGCTGACCGCCTTCGGCGAAGTTTCGGTGGAGCCGGTGACGGGCGTGACGCTGACCGGCGGCGCGCGCTTCAACCATGTCCGCCTGTCCGGCGAGGGCCTCGACCTTCAGGAAGCCTCCATTGAAAAGCTGCTGGCGGCGCGCGTGGCAAGCACCGAGCGCAACGTGTCCAGCTTCCTCCCCTCCGTCTCGGTTTCGGTCCGGCCGATGACCGACATCATCCTCTACGCCCGCTACCAGGAAGGCTTCCGCCCCGGCGGCCTTGCGATCCGCGACGATTATATCGAGCGCTACCGCAACGATGAGGTTGCGACGATGGAAACCGGCATGCGCTACGGTGCGCCGGGGCTGACCAGCATCCACGCCAGCCTATCCTTCGCCTACACCCGCTGGAAGAACATCCAGGCCGACCTGATCGACAATCAGGGCCTGCCCGCGACCGTCAACATCGGCGACGGCCGCATCTACAGCGTCGACGCGCGGGTCGGCTGGCGCGTTGCGACCGGGCTGCAGATCGACGGTGCGGTCTTCTTCAACGATAGCCGGGTTACCGAACCCACGCTCGGCCTGTTCGCCTCGACGTCGGGACCGCTGCCCAACGTCGCGCGTGTCGGCGCGCGTGGTGCCGCGGAGTATCGCACCGCGCTTGGCGACAGCCTCGACCTCAAGCTGTCGGGTTCGGTGCGCTATGTCGGCAAGTCGCGACTGGGCGTCGGCCCGCGGCTCGACATCGCGCAGGGCAATTATGTCGATACGCAGCTGTTCGGCCGGCTCGGCTGGGAGCGGTTCGGCCTGTCGCTGACGGTCAGCAACCTGTTCGACACCGTCGGCAACCGGTTTTCGCTCGGCAGCCCGTTCACCTACACCCGCGAGGAACAGATCACCCCGCTCCGTCCGCGTACGGTGCGGCTCGGGGTGGATATGCGGTTTTGA
- a CDS encoding FecR family protein: MNISDQRISDEAALWAVRTRDSDFADWDGFIAWLEADPAHNIAYERALLAAEDAAALLATVAAPAAAPVSLPEPANDEPARIGRRRLLGGMVAASLLAVTTYAVLQPGGGALETVRTEPGQRRTIELADGSRIAINGGTTLVTDRDRPRFARLDSGEAAFFVVHNTRDPFVVEAGGATLQDAGTAFNVRRGGGRTEVAVSEGLVIYNPAAEAVRLPPGRQLRVTDGRAPVVGEVAVDSVAGWRSGRLFYDGASLADVAADLQRNTGMRVSAAPAVAGRPFTGVITLEGGNDRLFARLGPLLGVDVQRNDQGWTLTNKP; this comes from the coding sequence ATGAACATCAGCGATCAGCGCATCAGCGACGAAGCGGCCCTCTGGGCCGTGCGCACGCGCGACTCGGATTTCGCCGACTGGGATGGCTTCATCGCCTGGCTGGAAGCGGATCCCGCGCACAACATCGCCTATGAACGGGCGCTGCTCGCGGCCGAGGATGCGGCGGCGTTGCTGGCGACCGTTGCGGCGCCTGCCGCCGCCCCCGTTTCATTGCCCGAGCCGGCCAATGACGAGCCCGCGCGTATCGGGCGGCGCCGGCTGCTGGGTGGCATGGTCGCGGCATCGCTGCTGGCGGTCACCACCTATGCGGTGCTGCAGCCCGGCGGCGGCGCGCTGGAGACGGTGCGGACCGAGCCCGGCCAGCGCCGGACGATCGAGCTTGCCGACGGCAGCCGCATCGCGATCAACGGCGGCACCACACTCGTCACCGATCGGGATCGCCCGCGTTTCGCACGGCTCGACTCGGGCGAGGCCGCTTTCTTCGTCGTCCACAACACGCGCGATCCGTTCGTGGTCGAAGCGGGCGGCGCGACGTTGCAGGATGCCGGCACCGCGTTCAACGTGCGCCGCGGCGGCGGGCGGACCGAAGTGGCGGTGTCCGAGGGTCTGGTGATCTACAATCCCGCCGCGGAAGCGGTGCGCCTGCCGCCGGGCAGGCAGTTGCGGGTGACCGATGGCCGCGCGCCGGTGGTGGGTGAGGTCGCGGTCGACAGCGTCGCCGGCTGGCGCAGCGGGCGCCTTTTCTATGACGGCGCCAGCCTCGCCGATGTCGCCGCGGACCTGCAGCGCAATACCGGGATGCGCGTCTCCGCAGCGCCCGCCGTCGCCGGCCGTCCGTTCACCGGCGTGATCACGCTGGAAGGCGGCAATGACCGGCTGTTCGCGAGGCTTGGGCCGCTGCTGGGGGTCGATGTGCAGCGCAACGATCAAGGGTGGACGCTGACGAACAAGCCGTGA
- a CDS encoding RNA polymerase sigma factor has protein sequence MSGGGLQAVFMAQRPALLRFLRARGAGEEAEDLLQDLWLKLEGGPPAVPVAEPLAYLYRAADNLMLDRRRSAVRRIAREDAWGEAVDGAEPGVSDTPSAERVLAGRDELRRVQAALDALGERTSAIFRRHRVDGIGQRDIATESGISLSAVEKHLQKAYRALAMLKADSENPEQRDAG, from the coding sequence ATGAGCGGAGGGGGGCTGCAGGCCGTGTTCATGGCGCAGCGGCCGGCACTGCTGCGCTTTTTGCGCGCGCGCGGTGCGGGTGAGGAGGCGGAGGATCTGCTGCAGGATCTGTGGCTGAAGCTGGAAGGCGGCCCGCCCGCAGTGCCCGTCGCCGAGCCGCTGGCCTATCTCTATCGCGCCGCGGACAATCTGATGCTCGATCGCCGCCGGTCGGCGGTCCGCCGCATCGCCCGCGAGGACGCGTGGGGCGAAGCGGTGGACGGCGCCGAACCCGGCGTGTCCGACACGCCTTCGGCCGAGCGCGTGCTCGCCGGGCGGGACGAACTGCGCCGCGTCCAGGCCGCGCTCGACGCGCTGGGCGAACGCACCTCCGCCATCTTCCGGCGGCACCGCGTCGACGGCATCGGCCAGCGCGACATCGCGACCGAATCCGGGATCAGTCTCAGCGCCGTGGAAAAGCATCTGCAGAAAGCCTATCGCGCGCTTGCGATGCTCAAGGCGGACTCGGAAAATCCGGAGCAGCGGGATGCGGGTTGA
- a CDS encoding RcnB family protein: protein MNSVRFPTALAVLLALLPAVASAQPAPHHHRHRPPPPPPAVAHWDRHHVGWWRGHPWFAAYRGPRHGYYFAPGHGYYAVPRAYWGRHWTVGVVVPPPLRRYTVVDLRFYRLAVPPRGHTWIYLDTNIALIRISSGAIVRVVDHVW, encoded by the coding sequence ATGAATTCTGTACGCTTCCCGACCGCGCTGGCCGTGCTGCTGGCGCTGCTGCCCGCTGTCGCGTCGGCGCAGCCTGCTCCCCATCACCATCGTCACCGCCCGCCCCCGCCGCCCCCGGCGGTTGCGCATTGGGATCGCCATCATGTTGGCTGGTGGCGCGGCCATCCGTGGTTCGCTGCCTATCGCGGCCCGCGTCACGGTTACTATTTCGCTCCCGGGCATGGCTACTACGCCGTGCCCCGCGCCTATTGGGGGCGGCACTGGACGGTCGGCGTCGTCGTGCCCCCGCCGCTGCGCCGCTACACCGTTGTCGATCTGCGCTTCTACCGCCTCGCTGTGCCCCCGCGCGGGCACACATGGATCTATCTCGACACCAATATCGCGCTGATCCGCATTTCCAGCGGAGCGATCGTGCGGGTGGTGGATCATGTGTGGTGA
- a CDS encoding helix-turn-helix domain-containing protein translates to MGATAHQSCVAALAQLIVIHIIRAHLEAGGVAVSGWLRGLADRRLAPVLDLMHLADRALRSGGQTVAEIGHMLGYASESAFGAAFKREMGVSPRASLKLSRAG, encoded by the coding sequence TTGGGCGCCACCGCGCACCAGAGCTGCGTTGCCGCGCTCGCGCAGCTCATCGTCATCCACATCATCCGCGCGCATCTGGAGGCGGGCGGGGTGGCGGTGAGCGGCTGGCTGCGCGGGCTCGCCGATCGGCGGCTCGCGCCCGTGCTCGATCTGATGCATCTCGCCGATCGCGCGCTGCGCAGCGGCGGCCAGACAGTGGCCGAGATCGGCCACATGCTGGGCTATGCTTCCGAAAGCGCGTTCGGCGCGGCGTTCAAGCGCGAGATGGGCGTGTCACCCCGCGCCTCGCTGAAGCTCAGTCGAGCTGGCTGA